A DNA window from Streptomyces sp. 71268 contains the following coding sequences:
- a CDS encoding metalloregulator ArsR/SmtB family transcription factor gives MGRGNAGELISQEQAFAVAEVMQALASPARVQILDRLLRSSCPVGELAAEVGMEQNTVSNHLRMLRHLGLVAGHREGRRVLYSLHDDHVATLIEQALTHVGHHRSAAAGDAMTRRAG, from the coding sequence ATGGGACGAGGGAACGCAGGCGAACTGATCTCTCAGGAGCAGGCTTTCGCCGTGGCCGAAGTCATGCAGGCGCTGGCCTCGCCCGCGCGCGTACAGATCCTGGACCGGCTGCTGCGGTCCTCCTGCCCGGTCGGTGAACTCGCCGCCGAGGTCGGCATGGAGCAGAACACCGTCTCCAACCACCTGCGCATGCTGCGCCACCTCGGGCTCGTCGCCGGGCACCGCGAGGGACGCCGGGTCCTGTACTCGCTCCACGACGACCACGTGGCCACGCTCATCGAGCAGGCCCTCACCCACGTCGGGCACCACCGCTCGGCCGCCGCCGGCGACGCGATGACCCGCCGGGCCGGTTAG
- a CDS encoding DUF2277 domain-containing protein: MCRSIKTLRPPVMPEVSEEDIQAAALQYVRKVSGFRAPAAHNRAAFDEAVAAVTDATRQLLGSLEVRGAGARRAGTTPG; this comes from the coding sequence ATGTGCCGAAGCATCAAGACGCTCCGCCCCCCGGTCATGCCCGAGGTGAGCGAAGAAGACATCCAGGCAGCCGCCCTGCAGTACGTCCGCAAGGTGTCCGGCTTCCGGGCGCCGGCCGCGCACAACCGGGCCGCGTTCGACGAGGCCGTCGCCGCCGTGACGGACGCGACCAGACAGTTGCTCGGCAGCCTGGAGGTACGGGGCGCCGGCGCCCGCCGCGCGGGCACCACCCCCGGCTGA
- a CDS encoding lysophospholipid acyltransferase family protein, whose product MAFARRVLSALAAGEALADPATVRAHARGILAAIGVRVEHVGGPLSVPTATAGPTATAWPSAAAGVGGTGGVGTLVVANHISWLDVIALLAVEPVTMLAKREVGDWPLVGTLTRRAGTRFIDRDSVRGLPRTVDEIAGLLRGGHSVMVFPQGATWCAGSTGDFRRATFQAAIDAGAPVRPVTLGYFQHHALSTVAAFVGDDDFGSSLRRVMSADGVTARVQVHPAIPASAARDRRELAALAREAVRDTAPTTANWPRAEADATGVRGAACGRGLPVLPAAGRGVDIGCGADAVAGAERGPTPVVRRPRGSLAEREASSARGGRQRR is encoded by the coding sequence ATGGCCTTCGCCCGCCGCGTCCTCAGCGCCCTGGCGGCGGGCGAGGCCCTGGCCGACCCGGCGACCGTACGCGCCCACGCGCGGGGCATCCTGGCGGCCATCGGCGTCCGCGTGGAACACGTCGGCGGACCGCTGAGCGTGCCGACCGCGACAGCCGGGCCGACCGCGACAGCCTGGCCGAGCGCCGCGGCTGGTGTGGGCGGTACGGGCGGTGTGGGAACGCTGGTCGTTGCCAACCACATCTCCTGGCTCGACGTCATCGCCCTGCTCGCGGTGGAGCCGGTGACCATGCTGGCCAAGCGCGAGGTCGGCGACTGGCCGCTGGTCGGCACGCTGACCAGGCGCGCCGGCACCCGGTTCATCGACCGCGACAGCGTGCGCGGGCTGCCCCGAACGGTGGACGAGATCGCCGGGTTGCTGCGCGGTGGGCACTCGGTCATGGTCTTCCCGCAGGGCGCCACCTGGTGTGCCGGGTCGACCGGTGACTTCCGCCGGGCCACCTTCCAGGCGGCCATCGACGCCGGCGCCCCGGTGCGCCCGGTGACCCTGGGCTACTTCCAGCACCACGCCCTGAGCACGGTGGCCGCCTTCGTCGGCGACGACGACTTCGGCAGCTCGCTGCGGCGCGTGATGAGCGCCGACGGCGTCACGGCCCGTGTCCAGGTCCATCCGGCGATCCCGGCCTCGGCGGCGCGCGATCGCCGGGAGCTGGCCGCGCTCGCCCGGGAGGCCGTACGCGACACGGCCCCGACCACCGCCAACTGGCCACGGGCCGAGGCCGACGCGACGGGCGTACGGGGCGCGGCCTGCGGTCGCGGCCTGCCGGTGCTCCCCGCCGCCGGACGGGGCGTCGACATCGGCTGCGGTGCGGACGCCGTGGCCGGCGCGGAGCGCGGGCCCACGCCCGTCGTACGGCGCCCGCGCGGGTCGCTCGCGGAGCGGGAGGCCTCCTCGGCCCGCGGCGGTCGACAGCGCCGCTGA
- a CDS encoding 3-hydroxyacyl-CoA dehydrogenase NAD-binding domain-containing protein produces the protein MSPIAPESVRRVACVGAGVIGGGWAAHFLARGYDVTAWDPAPDAEARLRRLVTAAWPAVEQLGLADGASPDRLTVTDTLEEAVAEAQFVQESAPEKLELKRELLAELDAATAPDVVIASSTSGYPMTDMQTTAARPERLVVGHPFNPPYLIPLVEVVGGEATERWAVDWASAFYTAAGKSVITMERELPGFIANRLQEALWREALHMVAAGEATVADIDASITEGPGLRWAFMGPCLTFALAGGEGGMAHMLDHFGPSLKAPWTRLAAPELDDALRSAMVDGCAEAAGGRGHADLVAERDQGVINVLRATGRLPQRAGEQA, from the coding sequence ATGTCCCCCATCGCACCCGAGAGCGTCCGCCGCGTCGCCTGCGTCGGCGCAGGAGTCATCGGCGGCGGCTGGGCCGCCCACTTCCTGGCACGTGGCTACGACGTCACCGCCTGGGACCCGGCCCCGGACGCCGAGGCGCGGCTGCGCCGGCTCGTCACCGCGGCCTGGCCCGCCGTGGAGCAGCTCGGGCTGGCCGACGGCGCGTCGCCGGACCGGCTGACCGTGACCGACACGCTCGAAGAGGCCGTGGCCGAGGCGCAGTTCGTACAGGAGAGCGCGCCGGAGAAGCTGGAGCTGAAGCGGGAGCTGCTGGCCGAGCTGGACGCGGCCACCGCCCCGGACGTGGTCATCGCCTCCTCCACCTCCGGCTACCCGATGACCGACATGCAGACCACGGCGGCGCGCCCGGAGCGCCTGGTGGTCGGCCATCCCTTCAACCCGCCGTACCTGATCCCGCTGGTGGAGGTCGTGGGCGGCGAGGCGACCGAGCGCTGGGCCGTGGACTGGGCCTCCGCGTTCTACACGGCGGCGGGCAAGTCCGTGATCACCATGGAACGCGAGCTGCCCGGCTTCATCGCCAACCGGCTCCAGGAGGCCCTGTGGCGCGAGGCGCTGCACATGGTGGCGGCGGGCGAGGCGACGGTCGCCGACATCGACGCGTCCATCACCGAGGGTCCGGGGCTGCGCTGGGCGTTCATGGGCCCCTGTCTCACCTTCGCCCTCGCGGGCGGCGAGGGTGGCATGGCGCACATGCTCGACCACTTCGGCCCGTCGCTGAAGGCGCCGTGGACACGCCTTGCGGCCCCGGAGCTGGACGACGCGCTGCGCTCGGCGATGGTGGACGGTTGCGCCGAGGCCGCGGGCGGGCGCGGCCACGCCGACCTGGTGGCCGAGCGCGACCAGGGCGTCATCAACGTGCTGCGGGCCACCGGACGACTGCCCCAGCGCGCCGGGGAACAGGCGTGA
- a CDS encoding 3-keto-5-aminohexanoate cleavage protein, which yields MNEEVIITCALTGAGDTVGRSPHVPVTPRQIAASAVEAAEAGAAVVHVHVRDPQSGAPSRDPRLYAEVVERIKETGTDVIINLTAGMGGDLVIDPEQPLRQLPGTDLVSGLDRLPHVEQLLPDICTLDCGSLNFGDGSNLYVSTPDMLRAGAKRIQELGVRPELEIFDTGQLWFAKQLHAEGLLDDPTVFQLCMGIPWGAPADVGVLASMVNMLPAGAQWASFALGRMQMPWVAQAILLGGNVRVGLEDNLYLSKGVKATNGQLVERAVSITELLGARVATPDQARARLGLAPRG from the coding sequence GTGAACGAAGAGGTCATCATCACCTGCGCGCTCACCGGCGCCGGCGACACCGTGGGCCGTAGCCCGCACGTGCCGGTCACCCCGCGACAGATCGCCGCGTCGGCGGTCGAGGCGGCGGAGGCGGGCGCGGCCGTGGTCCACGTCCACGTGCGCGACCCGCAGAGCGGCGCGCCCTCGCGCGACCCGCGGCTGTACGCCGAGGTGGTCGAGCGGATCAAGGAGACCGGCACCGACGTCATCATCAACCTGACCGCGGGCATGGGCGGCGACCTGGTGATCGACCCTGAGCAGCCGCTACGCCAGTTGCCGGGCACCGACCTGGTCAGCGGCCTGGACCGGCTGCCGCACGTGGAGCAACTGCTCCCGGACATCTGCACGCTCGACTGCGGTTCGCTGAACTTCGGCGACGGCAGCAACCTCTACGTCTCCACGCCCGACATGCTGCGCGCCGGCGCCAAGCGCATCCAGGAGCTGGGCGTACGGCCGGAGTTGGAGATCTTCGACACCGGGCAGCTGTGGTTCGCCAAGCAGTTGCACGCCGAGGGCCTGCTCGACGACCCGACCGTCTTCCAGCTGTGCATGGGCATCCCGTGGGGCGCTCCCGCCGACGTCGGCGTGCTGGCCTCGATGGTCAACATGCTGCCCGCCGGCGCCCAGTGGGCCAGCTTCGCGCTGGGCCGGATGCAGATGCCGTGGGTGGCGCAGGCCATCCTGCTCGGCGGCAACGTACGGGTCGGGCTCGAGGACAACCTGTACCTGAGCAAGGGGGTCAAGGCGACCAACGGTCAGCTCGTGGAGCGGGCCGTCAGCATCACCGAACTGCTCGGCGCCCGCGTGGCCACGCCCGACCAGGCCCGCGCCCGCCTCGGCCTCGCCCCCCGTGGCTGA
- a CDS encoding thioesterase family protein, translated as MSGARRPLPPHREPVRAEWIDYNGHLSEAYYVLVFGHATDALMDEIGLDADYRQRTGCSLYTVEAHVRYLREVGAGSELTVVPRPLGVDGGKVRFVHEMYAAPAGALAGAGPVAGPAGAGPEGELVATEELFALHVDQHTGRSAPLPDGARRELAARVEVAPPWAGRGIRPVAGGAAVATDG; from the coding sequence GTGAGCGGCGCACGGCGCCCGCTCCCACCGCACCGCGAGCCGGTCCGCGCCGAGTGGATCGACTACAACGGGCACCTCAGCGAGGCGTACTACGTGCTGGTCTTCGGGCACGCGACGGACGCGCTCATGGACGAGATCGGGTTGGACGCGGACTACCGGCAACGCACCGGGTGCTCGCTGTACACGGTCGAGGCGCACGTGCGATACCTGCGCGAGGTGGGCGCGGGCAGCGAACTGACCGTAGTACCCCGGCCGTTGGGGGTCGATGGCGGCAAGGTGCGGTTCGTGCACGAGATGTACGCCGCCCCGGCCGGCGCCCTCGCCGGGGCTGGGCCCGTCGCCGGGCCGGCGGGGGCGGGCCCGGAGGGCGAACTCGTGGCGACGGAGGAACTCTTCGCCCTCCACGTCGACCAGCACACGGGGCGCTCAGCGCCGCTGCCCGACGGCGCCCGGCGCGAACTCGCGGCCCGCGTCGAAGTGGCCCCACCGTGGGCGGGACGGGGCATCCGGCCGGTGGCCGGCGGCGCGGCGGTGGCGACGGACGGCTGA
- a CDS encoding alpha/beta hydrolase, whose translation MPTERIADVRGRTLRYLDPGGPGRPVLALHGHFGRARVYAGLIAALAPRYRVIALEQRGHGRSADPRADAGDFTREAYVADAAAFLRALDLGRVPVVGHSVGGVTAFQLAAHEPELVSALIVEEGGADNRRSRVPHPVLDVRAWPRRAPTLAALGERVRERGIPDAGYFLESAVEYPDGWGFLFDLDAMMASQRAAVGDWWRDWLGSTCPALLVHGGESFVLPTELAREMADRRPGTTLRTFPDCGHWVHDDDPAGFASVVGTFLDALPEAAWAR comes from the coding sequence ATGCCCACCGAGCGGATCGCCGACGTCCGCGGTCGTACGCTGCGCTACCTCGATCCGGGCGGCCCCGGCCGCCCCGTCCTCGCGCTGCACGGCCACTTCGGCCGGGCGCGGGTGTACGCCGGGCTGATCGCGGCGCTGGCCCCGCGCTACCGGGTGATCGCCCTCGAACAGCGCGGGCACGGCCGCAGCGCCGACCCGCGCGCCGACGCGGGCGACTTCACGCGCGAGGCGTACGTCGCCGACGCCGCGGCCTTCCTGCGGGCACTCGACCTGGGCCGGGTGCCGGTCGTCGGGCACTCGGTGGGGGGCGTCACCGCCTTCCAACTCGCCGCCCACGAGCCCGAGTTGGTCAGCGCGCTGATCGTCGAGGAGGGCGGCGCGGACAACCGGCGGTCCCGCGTTCCGCACCCCGTGCTCGACGTGCGCGCGTGGCCGCGCCGCGCGCCCACGCTGGCCGCCCTCGGCGAGCGGGTGCGCGAGCGGGGCATCCCGGACGCCGGCTACTTCCTGGAGAGCGCCGTGGAGTACCCGGACGGCTGGGGCTTCCTCTTCGACCTCGACGCCATGATGGCCTCGCAGCGGGCGGCGGTCGGCGACTGGTGGCGGGACTGGCTGGGTTCCACGTGTCCGGCCCTGCTCGTCCACGGGGGCGAGAGCTTCGTGCTGCCGACCGAGCTGGCCCGGGAGATGGCCGACCGGCGCCCGGGCACCACGCTGCGCACCTTCCCCGACTGCGGGCACTGGGTGCACGACGACGACCCGGCCGGCTTCGCCAGCGTCGTCGGCACCTTCCTCGACGCCCTACCCGAGGCGGCGTGGGCCCGTTGA
- a CDS encoding isoaspartyl peptidase/L-asparaginase, translating into MTTVFAAAVALTASLTSAVPSSAGASAPGAERVAASSAERGGPARPEARDVVLAVHGGAGTALDPDHTSPAEERAYRAGLSDALRAGQRVLRRGGDSVAAVEAAVRVLEDNELFNAGKGAVFTADAGHELDASIMRGSDQAAGAVAGVRSVRNPISAARLVMDRTRHVLLAGEGADDFAARAGLPTVTQDYYWTQRRWDQLMEAKAEERGGRDGRGGTKGAGAKGADSTKGTVGAVALDDLRHLAAATSTGGMTNKMPGRVGDSPLIGAGTYAKDGTVAASATGHGEVFIRGAATATIAHLMEYSRLGVAQAAHQVLIKQLPQLGGDGGVIALDAKGTFDAPHSSPGMLYGYLTRDGRIITKIFPSESPANE; encoded by the coding sequence ATGACGACCGTGTTCGCCGCGGCCGTCGCGCTCACCGCCTCGCTCACCAGCGCCGTGCCCAGTTCGGCGGGCGCGTCCGCGCCCGGGGCCGAGCGGGTGGCCGCCAGCTCCGCCGAACGCGGAGGGCCCGCGCGGCCCGAGGCGCGCGACGTCGTGCTCGCCGTCCACGGCGGCGCCGGCACCGCCCTCGACCCCGACCACACCAGCCCCGCCGAGGAGCGCGCGTACCGTGCCGGCCTCAGCGACGCGCTCCGCGCCGGGCAGCGCGTGCTGCGCCGGGGCGGCGACAGCGTGGCGGCGGTCGAGGCCGCCGTGCGTGTGCTGGAGGACAACGAACTGTTCAACGCCGGCAAGGGGGCGGTGTTCACGGCGGACGCCGGACACGAGTTGGACGCCTCCATCATGCGCGGCTCCGACCAGGCGGCGGGCGCCGTCGCCGGCGTGCGCAGCGTGCGCAACCCGATCTCGGCCGCCCGCCTGGTCATGGACAGGACCCGGCACGTCCTGCTCGCCGGCGAGGGCGCCGACGACTTCGCCGCCCGTGCCGGCCTGCCCACCGTCACCCAGGACTACTACTGGACCCAACGCCGCTGGGACCAACTCATGGAGGCCAAGGCCGAGGAGCGGGGCGGGCGCGACGGTCGGGGCGGCACCAAGGGCGCCGGGGCGAAGGGCGCCGACTCGACCAAGGGCACCGTCGGCGCGGTGGCCCTCGACGATCTTCGCCACCTGGCCGCCGCGACCTCCACGGGTGGCATGACCAACAAGATGCCGGGCCGGGTCGGTGACTCGCCGCTGATCGGCGCCGGCACGTACGCGAAGGACGGCACGGTCGCGGCGAGTGCGACCGGGCACGGCGAGGTGTTCATCCGTGGCGCGGCCACCGCCACCATCGCCCACCTCATGGAATACAGCCGGCTGGGCGTGGCCCAGGCCGCGCACCAGGTACTGATCAAGCAATTGCCCCAACTCGGCGGTGACGGCGGCGTGATCGCCCTGGACGCCAAGGGCACATTCGACGCCCCGCACAGCAGTCCCGGGATGCTCTACGGTTACCTCACCCGCGACGGAAGGATCATTACCAAGATATTCCCCAGCGAATCGCCGGCCAATGAATAA
- a CDS encoding GNAT family N-acyltransferase: MPTLSTSTVTAATDSYITAIADTRQQIEAAQRLRYQVFGEEKGAKLASHAAGLDVDEFDAVMDHLIVSDKTTGEIVGTYRLLPPGRTERLFSEGEFDLRGLPLDVRSSLVEAGRACVHPDHRSGAVINLMWAGLARYVLLSGHRYLAGCASVSLADGGRAASNAWLLGTARHTAPPELRVQPRDPWTPPATLNTKPSYADLPPLLRGYLRVGAWMCGAPHHERDFDDADFFVVLDTEQMNDRYRRYFLGDAQ; this comes from the coding sequence ATGCCTACGCTCTCGACGTCCACCGTAACGGCGGCCACCGACTCCTACATCACCGCCATCGCGGACACGCGGCAGCAGATCGAGGCCGCGCAGCGGCTGCGGTACCAGGTCTTCGGCGAGGAGAAGGGGGCCAAGCTCGCCTCACACGCCGCCGGGCTCGACGTCGACGAGTTCGACGCCGTGATGGACCACCTGATCGTCAGCGACAAGACCACCGGTGAGATCGTCGGCACCTACCGGCTGCTGCCGCCCGGGCGCACCGAACGGCTCTTCTCGGAGGGCGAGTTCGACCTGCGCGGGCTGCCGCTGGACGTACGCTCGTCGCTGGTCGAGGCGGGCCGCGCCTGCGTGCACCCCGACCACCGCTCCGGCGCGGTGATCAACCTGATGTGGGCCGGGCTCGCCCGCTACGTGCTGCTCTCCGGGCACCGCTACCTCGCGGGCTGCGCCTCCGTCTCGCTCGCCGACGGCGGCCGGGCCGCCAGCAACGCCTGGCTGCTCGGCACCGCCCGGCACACCGCGCCGCCGGAGCTGCGCGTCCAGCCGCGCGACCCGTGGACGCCGCCCGCGACCCTGAACACCAAGCCCAGCTACGCCGACCTGCCGCCCCTGCTCCGCGGCTACCTGCGGGTCGGCGCGTGGATGTGCGGCGCCCCGCACCACGAGCGGGACTTCGACGACGCCGACTTCTTCGTCGTCCTGGACACCGAGCAGATGAACGACCGCTACCGCCGCTACTTCCTCGGCGACGCCCAGTGA
- a CDS encoding TetR/AcrR family transcriptional regulator, with amino-acid sequence MEEPPAQRGDRTADTAAGPVTTAGASTEAVSAANGHTVRARVAEVIDGLGCSRREFARRIVMDPSKLSRSLGGTRRFTIAEVVRIADAGGVDPGWLLGGQGQATARGATVERPAARSARAAAPREGRPSQIVRETVRLIAEHGFHAVRVSDIAAACGTSTAAIHYHYPGRDELLEAAVRWCMDEDIARRAAESSESADARTELLRLIALQTPRTEQQRRQWLVWLDLWAEAARSTEIGRLHADFYRQWRATLADLLRRGRAQGAFRPDLDPDAAALRLAALIDGLATQVLASTPEGTTPDDMHAMLTAFVDDELTAT; translated from the coding sequence ATGGAAGAACCCCCAGCGCAGCGCGGCGACCGCACCGCGGACACGGCGGCCGGCCCCGTCACCACGGCCGGCGCGTCGACCGAGGCGGTGAGCGCGGCCAACGGGCACACCGTGCGGGCGCGCGTCGCCGAGGTGATCGACGGGCTCGGGTGCAGCCGCAGGGAGTTCGCCCGCCGGATCGTCATGGACCCGTCCAAGCTGTCCCGCTCGCTGGGCGGCACGCGGCGGTTCACCATCGCCGAGGTGGTCCGGATCGCCGACGCGGGCGGCGTCGACCCGGGCTGGTTGCTCGGCGGCCAGGGGCAGGCAACCGCGCGCGGGGCGACCGTCGAGCGGCCCGCCGCGCGCTCGGCCCGCGCCGCCGCGCCGCGCGAGGGCCGCCCGTCACAGATCGTCCGGGAGACGGTGCGGCTGATCGCCGAGCACGGCTTCCACGCCGTACGGGTCAGCGACATCGCCGCGGCCTGCGGCACCAGCACGGCCGCCATCCACTACCACTACCCCGGGCGGGACGAACTGCTCGAAGCCGCCGTGCGGTGGTGCATGGACGAGGACATCGCGCGACGGGCCGCCGAATCCTCCGAAAGCGCCGACGCGCGCACGGAGTTGCTGCGGCTGATCGCGCTCCAGACGCCGCGCACGGAGCAGCAGCGCCGGCAGTGGCTGGTGTGGCTGGACCTGTGGGCGGAGGCGGCGCGCTCGACCGAGATCGGCCGCTTGCACGCCGACTTCTACCGCCAGTGGCGGGCCACCCTCGCCGACCTCCTGCGGCGTGGCCGTGCCCAGGGCGCCTTCCGGCCGGACCTGGACCCGGACGCCGCCGCCCTGCGGCTGGCCGCTCTCATCGACGGGCTCGCCACCCAGGTCCTGGCGAGCACGCCGGAGGGCACCACGCCGGACGACATGCACGCGATGCTGACCGCGTTCGTCGACGACGAACTGACCGCGACCTGA
- a CDS encoding TetR family transcriptional regulator, which produces MPPDSTATKARLLAAARAEFARHGVAGARVDRIAAAAKANKRLLYVYFGNKCELFDLVVAEALGQLTDAVPFTADDLPGYAGSLFDHLTAHPALPRLIAWALLERPGPTAARIADRHRAAGAVTDARERGVVTTARERGVATAALEPVDVLALTVGLAGAWSPTAAPSGQGAPDGARRAPARPDPDPRRAERRAGLTRAMRAAAAP; this is translated from the coding sequence ATGCCGCCGGATTCCACGGCCACCAAGGCCCGCCTGCTCGCCGCCGCCCGTGCCGAGTTCGCCCGGCACGGGGTCGCGGGCGCACGGGTGGACCGGATCGCGGCGGCGGCGAAGGCCAACAAGCGACTGCTCTACGTGTACTTCGGCAACAAGTGCGAGCTGTTCGACCTCGTGGTCGCCGAGGCGCTCGGGCAACTGACCGACGCGGTGCCCTTCACCGCCGACGACCTGCCCGGTTACGCGGGCTCGCTCTTCGACCACCTGACGGCGCACCCGGCGCTGCCGCGGCTCATCGCCTGGGCGCTGCTGGAGCGTCCCGGGCCCACGGCGGCCCGGATCGCCGACCGCCACCGCGCGGCCGGGGCTGTCACCGACGCCCGGGAGCGGGGAGTCGTGACGACCGCCCGGGAGCGCGGCGTGGCGACGGCCGCCCTGGAGCCGGTGGACGTGCTGGCGCTGACCGTCGGCCTGGCCGGCGCGTGGTCGCCCACGGCCGCGCCGTCGGGCCAGGGCGCCCCGGACGGCGCGCGGCGTGCCCCGGCGCGCCCGGACCCGGACCCGCGCAGGGCCGAGCGGCGCGCCGGCCTGACCCGGGCGATGCGCGCCGCCGCCGCGCCCTGA
- a CDS encoding SGNH/GDSL hydrolase family protein produces MAGALAATWALTLAPGTASAAPDGAAVAPAGDRDARYSRYVALGDSYVSGPLIPLMRLDPPGCFRSTANYPALLARDLRVASFTDMSCGGADTTHMTRPQSVPLGGSNPPQLDPLTRQTDLVTLSIGGNDFGIFGELTRTCPELRPQDPTGNPCQRHYTVDGVDTLVDHARRVSERVSTILRAVRERAPRAHVVLVGYPRIAPPSGTCPTILPFADGDLRWLDAVERALNTSMADAAERDGAAQYVDTYAASLGHDACAPGDQAWIQGKDTDPLAAASYHPRRAAMEGVAEQVRRALEDGARARR; encoded by the coding sequence GTGGCCGGCGCGCTGGCCGCCACCTGGGCGCTCACCCTCGCGCCCGGCACCGCGTCGGCGGCGCCCGACGGGGCGGCCGTGGCGCCGGCCGGCGACCGCGACGCGCGCTACAGCCGGTACGTGGCGCTCGGCGACTCCTACGTCTCCGGGCCGCTCATCCCCCTCATGCGCCTTGACCCGCCCGGCTGCTTCCGGTCCACCGCCAACTACCCAGCCCTGCTCGCCCGCGACCTGCGCGTCGCCTCGTTCACGGACATGAGCTGCGGCGGCGCCGACACCACGCACATGACCCGGCCGCAGTCCGTACCGCTGGGCGGCTCCAACCCGCCGCAACTCGACCCGCTGACCCGACAGACCGACCTGGTCACCCTCAGCATCGGCGGCAACGACTTCGGCATCTTCGGCGAACTCACCAGGACCTGCCCCGAACTACGCCCGCAGGACCCCACCGGCAACCCGTGCCAACGGCACTACACGGTGGACGGCGTGGACACCCTCGTCGACCACGCGCGCCGGGTCTCGGAACGGGTCTCGACCATCCTGCGGGCCGTGCGCGAGCGCGCCCCGCGGGCGCACGTGGTGCTCGTCGGCTACCCGCGCATCGCGCCACCGAGCGGTACCTGTCCCACGATCCTGCCGTTCGCCGACGGGGACCTGCGCTGGCTCGACGCCGTGGAGCGGGCGCTGAACACCTCGATGGCGGACGCCGCCGAGCGGGACGGGGCGGCCCAGTACGTCGACACGTACGCCGCCTCGCTCGGGCACGACGCCTGCGCGCCCGGTGACCAGGCGTGGATTCAGGGCAAGGACACCGACCCGCTCGCCGCCGCCTCCTACCACCCGCGCCGCGCCGCCATGGAGGGCGTGGCGGAGCAGGTGCGACGCGCGCTGGAGGACGGTGCGCGCGCCCGGCGCTGA
- a CDS encoding TetR/AcrR family transcriptional regulator: MARPRDPQRRTELLDAIIEYLAEHGLASLSMRPLAQALGHTTRVLTHHFRDKDELIDAVLTRLDERQRDRLSAFPGWAEGRSLGAVIRASWDWHLTDDYLPVIRLLHEIEGLAAGGRLPGSQVPAMLTQRTLYVADALRVHGVPAEAAERRATLLNAAYAGLQIDYLTTGDEARARAALEDLVTLADSWTRP, encoded by the coding sequence ATGGCCAGGCCGCGCGACCCCCAGCGCCGCACCGAGTTGCTGGACGCGATCATCGAGTACCTGGCCGAGCACGGCCTCGCCAGCCTGTCCATGCGCCCGCTGGCGCAGGCGCTCGGGCACACCACCCGCGTCCTCACGCACCACTTCCGGGACAAGGACGAGCTGATCGACGCCGTCCTGACCCGGCTCGACGAGCGCCAGCGCGACCGGCTCAGCGCCTTCCCCGGCTGGGCGGAGGGGCGCAGCCTGGGCGCCGTCATCCGGGCTTCCTGGGACTGGCACCTCACGGACGACTACCTGCCGGTGATCCGCCTGCTGCACGAGATCGAGGGCCTGGCGGCAGGCGGCCGGCTGCCCGGCTCCCAGGTGCCGGCGATGCTCACCCAGCGGACGCTGTACGTCGCCGACGCGCTGCGGGTGCACGGCGTCCCGGCCGAGGCCGCGGAGCGGCGCGCCACCCTCCTGAACGCCGCGTACGCGGGGCTCCAGATCGACTACCTCACCACCGGCGACGAGGCGCGCGCTCGGGCGGCCCTGGAGGACCTGGTCACGCTGGCCGACTCCTGGACCCGCCCCTGA